The sequence AACTGCCATGATTGGTCGTACAGAAACACGGGCAATTTTTTCTGATTTTTGAAGTGCTAAACGTTTTGGATAAAGTTCACCGAAAACTAACGTGATATACGATAGCACAATAGTTACGACAATAATGGATAACTCTTTCGCAAAACTACTTCCTCCAAAAACAGATTCAAGTCTAGTCGCAATACTAGTCGCAGCTGACGCACTGGAGAAGAATCCCGCAAGCGTAATACCAACTTGAATAGTAGCTAGAAATTTACTTGGATCGTCTACGAGTTTAGCTAGCATAACGGCTTTTTTATCACCGGTTTCTGCCTGGCTTTTCACACGATTTTTGTTCAGTGATACAAGTGCCATCTCTGCTGAGGCAAAGAATGCGTTGAGCATTGTCAACACCACAATAAGAATTAACTGCAAGATAATCTGCTGACTCTCGGGGTCAGGGTTCATATGGAACTCTCCACTCCTTATTTTCATCGAGAAAACGACCATGCATTTTCTCTAAATATTCCGGACAATTTGCCGGTTAAGAAAATTTTATCACGCCACCCCTATTACTGCAAGGTTTCAAATCTCTGCGAAAACTTTCAAAGCGTCACTTTCCATCATTTCAAATGGATAAGGAAGCGAAATTCGTTCTTTATTTACAGCAAAAATTCGCGCTTTTTTATTTCGATAATCCGTTAAATTACAAAACGGACTAACGCGGAAAGAAGTCCCTACTATAACAATCAAATCCGCTTGTCTAATAGCTGCAAGTGATTGATCTATCGCACTTTCTGAAATCGCTTCTTCATAAAGCACCACATCCGGACGAATGACGCCACCACAACCCGAATGGATATCCGATTTCAAGTACTCCTGCGCGGTAACAGACATTCCGCATTTTTGACAATAACAATGATATAAACTACCGTGGAAATTCACGACTTTTTTCGAACCCGCTTTTTCATGCAAACCATCAATATTTTGCGTAATAATCGTGACATCTTTTTCCGCTTCGATTTCAGCCATTTTTGTATGAATCATGTTTGGCACTGCATTCGGATAGTACATGTTTTCTGTAACAAACTGATAAAACTTCTCCGGTTCACGCACAAGACACGTATGACTCAGCATATATTCCGGGCTACTCATCCCAGCGTATAAGCCGTTTTTCGAACGATAATCCGGAATTCCTGAAGGGACAGAAACTCCCGCCCCGGTTAGAAAAACGATGTGTTCAGCTTTTTTGAGTGCTTCATTCAACTTATTCATTCTTTAAATTCCTTTCATTTGTATGTTGTTTATCTTTCCAGTTCCACCATTTTCGCAAATCAGTATCTTGGTCCGCTTCATCCGTTTCCGCAACATAGACTGCGCAGCGATACGTATAAAGTACACAAGGATCCATTCTCTCGCCTCGCTTATCGCAAGTATCCTCATATAACTCAATCGGATTCTTCCCTCTTAAATCAGCGACCTCTTCAATCCCAATTTCATTTAACATCAACACCATTTTTTTACCTATTCCTGGTAATTTTATTAGATCAGTTGGCATGATTCCCCTTCTCTCCGTGCATTTTTCGGTTGAAATAAAAACTGATTAGTACATTGATAAAAATAAAGCCAGCAACTACGAGGAAGACATCTCCGTAACCAAAATGAGCAGCAACACTTGACCCAACAAGCGGTCCGATGACATTCCCGATGTATTGAAACGATTGATTATAACCAAAAATCCGGCCTGAAACCTCACGCGGTGTATTTTTTGTAAGCAATGATTGAACCGCTGGAAGCAAGGCGCCATCTGTAAGCCCTAATAAGAAACGTAAAATCCCTAGTTGTAACGGATTTTGTGCGAAAGCCATTGGAATTTGGAGTAACATGGAACCTATGAGCGCACCTAACAATATTCGCTCCGAACCAATTCGGTCTCCCCATCTACCAAGTCTTGGTGCCGCAATAAGCGCCGCAACCCCAGGAACAGATGCAATCATCCCACTAATAAAAGCAATGTTTTGCGCATTTCCTGCCAAGTCACGCACGTATAATGTCAAAATCGGGTTCACTGAGTTGGACGCAATTTGAATCATCATTGTCGTAATGAATAAGGAAATAATCAAGCCTGGGTTTTTAAGCGATAAGAAAACTTCTTTTCCCGACCGCATTTCCTTTTTTTCTACTGGTGTAAATTTCTCTTTTACGAAAAACAGTGTGAGAAAAAAACTACCTAAAAGAAGTACTCCTGTGATGTAAAACACCGGTCTGACGCCAAATGTATCCGACAGTGCTCCGCCAATTAACGGGCCAATTAGCACACCAGAAACTGCCGCCGTTGATAATGCCCCGAGAGCCCAGCCGCTACGATGACGAGGAACTTGTGTTGCGATAAGAGCATTCGCTGTCGAAATGTATCCTGAAAAAATCCCCATTAATAAGCGCAAACCAACAAATTGGTATACATTACTTACGAGTCCCATCAGAATCATCGCTATCGCCATCCCTAGTGCCGCCCGTAAAAGCATAATTCTCCGTCCTTTTTGGTCAGCTAGTTTACCCCAAATTGGTGACATAATAGCTGATACTAAAAAGGTCGAACTGAGTGCGATTCCAGACCACATACTTACTTGATCTGGATTATGCACCCCTAATTCTTCAATATATAATGGTAAAAATGGCATGATTAAATTTAATCCGGTCCCGGTTAGAAAGCACCCTACCCAGACAACATACAAATTCTTCTTCCAATTTTCCATAAACCCACCTAGATTCTTCTATCGTTATCTTTAATTATTCCACAAAAAAAGCGAAAGTAAAACTAAACCCTTCGCTTTTTTTGCTATATTTACATAAAATGTTTCACGTGGAACATTTTACGCTTCTAAATTTTCTCGTGGTACCCAGCCAGCATGATTTTCTTCTGTCACGCACCAAACCCAACCATTGAGCTCGCGATTACTTTCTAATTTATCACCGGGTTGAACATTTAATTCGCGTGCAGAGTAGTCTTCTGATACGGTTCCACTCTTTCCATCATTACTCAATTGAATAATTTGTTTCGGAATCCATCCTTCTTTTCCAGACGACTTCCCTTTGCAAAAAATCCAGCCTGGATATTCTGTATCTTCTTCAAACACCCAAATAGACTCATTTTTATTCACAAAAAGAGGATTTGAATATTGACTAACATGTTCTTTTTTCACGATAAATGTTTGATTCATAGTTAGAAACCTACCTCTTTATTTTTTCGCCGCTTCCCAATCTGCAAGAAATTTGTCAATCCCGCTATCGGTCAGAGGATGTTTTAGCATTTGTTCGAACACTTTAAATGGCACGGTGGCAATATCAGCACCAGCTTTAGCGCATTCAATAACATGGATTGGGTGTCGCACACTTGCTGAAATAATTTCTGTTGGAATCCCGTGAATCTCGAAAATATCCGCAATGTCACGAATCAGAACCAAACCATCGTCACCTATATCGTCTAATCGTCCTAAAAATGGTGATACATATGTCGCACCCGCTCTTGCCGCAAGTAAAGCTTGTGTGGCAGAAAATACGAGCGTTACATTGGTTTTAATACCTTCTTCCGTCAACACTTTTACAGCTGCCAAACCTTCGCCAGTCATTGGGATTTTTACAACCATATTCGGATGGATTTTTGCAATAACTCGACCTTCCGCAATCATCTCATCTGCTTCTAAACTTACTACTTCGCCGCTAATTGGTCCGTCAACAATGGATGTGATTTCTTGAATGACCTCATTAAAATCGCGACCTTCTTTGGCAACAAGTGATGGGTTAGTGGTGACTCCAGCAATGAACCCCATTCTGTTAGCCTTTTTAATCTCTTCTACGTTCGCTGTATCGATAAAAAATCTCATTAAAACATCCTCCTTTTCTATCAAGCGCTTTCAATTACAGAGCCATTATAACGCAAAAAGTTGAATAATGCTTTCGAAGTGCTTTTTCCACAAAAAAAAAAGAATGCCACTGAGCATTCCAAAAAGTTTCACGTGAAACAAATTTATAATCGCGTTTTGTCCATCACTAGGAGAGGTTTTGGTCTATTTCTAATTATATCCTCTTTAATTAAATGCATGACTGTGTGAGCCACATATTCGCGTGATGTATTGGTGTATCTTGCAAGTACTTCTTGCGTAATTTCTCTTGGTAGCAATATCCCGTTATCAGAAAACGTTCCTAAAGTTTGAGCACATTTGAGAATGGCTTTGCGGATTCGTTCTTCCTTTTTTAAGAAGCTTAGTTTTGCAAACGTATGGGCTTCGCGTAATTCTTCTGCCATCACTTTAATCATAAAAAAGTTATTCTCATCTTCTTTGTCGAAAATAGAGAACAAGAAATTGCTATCTACTTCCATAACTTCTCCGTGACCTAAGCTTTGCATCGAAACATGTGGACTCCATTCATCATAAAAAAGATGATATAGTCCAAAACTATCTCCTTTTTGCAAGAAACGAACAATGCATTCTTTACAGCTATCTTCTTCCATTTCTGCATCTTTCTCTACAATCATCCCGTATATGCCGCTTAGAACAAAATATACTTTTGTTCCAGCCGGACTTAAACTTTCTAGAACCTCACCCTTCTTGGTGCTGATAACCGAGCAGTAGTCTTTGTAATTCGGATGTTCAAAGCACAACTCCATTAATTTGCTAACCGTTAGATTGGATTCAAGCTCTTTTAAGAATAGCATATTCTCTCCTTTGCTATATTATATTGAAAAAACTCATCGTAATTATATCATAAAGGCCCTACCCTAAATCCCATTCCTAGCCAATGTTAAAAACCCGAAAACGCAATTAAAGATAACTATATTACAACTATTTATATAATACTTAATTTTTTTATCATTTCAATTTGCCGTTTTGACATAAATTCGAACTTTTTGTTACTTTTGCTAAATATTCCAAATCCCGATATTAATTCCATAATTACCACTTTAGACTGGTTTATTTTTAGGTAAATTGATTATACTTAAAAAGTAAGTAATTTATGGATAGGTAACTCAGGAAGGGTGAAATGAATGAATCAGAAAAAATATAGTTGGCGAAAATTTTTCCAGTTACTTATTAGCGCAAAACCTGCGAATTGGATAATTTTCTGTGCTTTATTCGCCAGTGTAATAACTACTATCGCTGGCCTTGTTGTGCCGCTTTTTACAAAAAACTTAATTGATGGCTTTTCGATAGCCTCACTTGATGTAAAAATGGTCGCTTTAATTGTGTTGGCATTTATTTTGCAAGCAATAACGAATGGTTTCTCGATTTTCCTACTTAACTACATGGGGCAAAAAGTCGTAGCAACGATTCGTGAACGCTTATGGAAAAAAATTGTGCATTTGCCTGTGTCTTACTTTGATAATACCAAGACTGGCGAAATGGTAAGTCGCATGGTAAATGATACGGTCGTGGTTAAGGAGCTAATTGCTGATCATTTCCCACAATTTGTAACGGGGATAATTTCGGTTGTCGGCGCGATTATTATTTTGTTCTTCATGGACTGGAAAATGACGCTCATCATTTTAGTGGCCGTTCCAATTACAGCGCTAGTTGTTGCACCACTTGGCCAGAAAATGTTTAAAATCTCTAAAGGGCTTCAAAACGAAACGGCTGATTTCACTGGTTCCATTAGCCAAACCCTGTCAGAAGCTAGACTCGTTAAGGCATCGAATGCGGAAACACTGGAAACGGAAGCTGGTCATCAAGGAATCAATCGTCTATTTGGTTTTGGAATTCGTGAGGCGAAAGTTGTCGCTGTGCTTGGACCGCTAATTTTCTTTGTTGTCATGGGTGTTATCGTTGGTATCATTGGTTACGGTGGAATTCGTGTTTCAGCGGGAACGATGACTACAGGTACCCTCATCGCCTTTTTACTCTATCTGTTCCAAATCATTGTTCCTGTCACTTCTTTCGCAACATTCTTCGCCCAACTTCAAAAAGCAAAAGGTGCAACAGAGAGAATTGCGGATATTCTAAATGAAACAGAGGAAGATTTCGACGCTGGTAAAAAAGTAGATGTGAGCGGAAAAACCATTCGCGCATCTGATATTTCTTTCTCCTATAATGAAGGTGAGCCTATTCTAAAACATGTTTCTTTTGATACGAAACCTGGAGAAGTTATTGCATTCGCCGGCCCAAGTGGCGGAGGAAAATCAACCTTATTTGCGATTTTAGAACGTTTCTATCAACCGGATACAGGAGAAATTTTAGTAGGAGACATTCCCCTTTCCGAGATTTCAATTAACTCATGGCGTACCCAAATTGGTTACGTTTCTCAAGAAAGTGCGATGCTTTCTGGTACAATTCGCGATAACCTTTGTTACGGGTTGGATCGAGAAATTACGGAAGATGAGTTATGGAATGTAGCCAAACTAGCTTATGCTGACGGCTTTATTTCCGAGCTTCCTGACAAAATGGCCACCGAAGTCGGCGAACGTGGCGTGAAGCTCTCAGGAGGTCAAAGACAGCGGATTGCCATTGCCCGAGCCTTCTTACGTAATCCTAACATTCTCATGTTAGACGAGGCGACAGCTAGTTTAGATAGCCAGTCCGAACAAATCGTTCAACAAGCTTTGGCAAACTTAATGGAAGGTCGTACTACTTTTGTTATCGCCCACCGCCTTTCCACTATCGTAAGCGCCGACCAAATCCTCTTTATCGAACATGGGGAAATAACTGGCCGCGGCACGCATAGTGAATTAGTTGCTTCTCATCCACTTTACGCTTCCTTTGCAGAACAACAGCTAAAATAACTATTTCCCGGGAAATAAAAAAGCGACGATGCGCAAATGCACCGTCGCTTTTTCTATAAGGATTGATGAAACTTTTTGAGTTCAGTTTTCTTTGCTTCGTCTAAATCGTGCCACCTGATACCTTGTACGGCTCCTTCAAGTGCACATAGTTCACTCAGACAAACACTAGAATCATTTTCCCAAATGCGTAAAAAGGCTTCTTTGCTTCCAACATCTTTTAGCTCGCCGGGAGTTTTTATTCCCGCTTTGATTAAGTCCTGCTCTAGTACTTTGCCAATGTTTGGTAATTCGCTAAGATTTGCCATTACAGCTCCTTCTTCCGCATTATTTTGGTAATTCTATTTTCTCAATACCACCCATGTAACCTTGTAGTACTTTCGGAATGCGTACAGAACCATCTGCATCTTGGTAATTTTCTAAAATGGCAGCCACTGTACGTCCAAGCGCTAAGCCAGAACCATTAAGTGTATGCACGTACTCTGGTTTGCTTCCTGGTTCACGACGGAAACGGATGTTAGCGCGTCTTGCTTGGAAGCTTTCAAAATTACTGCAAGAAGAAATCTCACGGTAAGAATTGTAGCTTGGAATCCAAACTTCTAAGTCATATTTTTTAGCAGCAGTGAAGCCTAAGTCAGCAGTACACATGCTTAGTACGCGATATGGTAATTCTAGGCGACGCAATACTTCTTCTGCGTTTCCAGTTAATTTTTCAAGCGCCTCGTAAGAATCTTCTGGTTTAACAAATTGAACTAATTCCACTTTGTTAAATTGATGTTGGCGAATTAAGCCACGCGTATCACGACCAGCAGATCCCGCTTCAGAACGGAAACATGCGCTAAATGCTGTATATTTTCTTGGTAAATCTTCTGCTTTTAAAATGTCTTCGCGGTGGTAGTTTGTTACTGGTACTTCCGCTGTTGGAATAAGGAAATAATCTTCTGCTTCAATTAAGAAAGCATCTTCTTCAAATTTCGGCAATTGACCAGTTCCAGTCATGCTCGCACGGTTCACCATGTACGGTGGCAACATTTCTTCATAGCCATGTTCATTCGAATGCAAGTCCATCATGAAGTTAATTAGCGCCCGTTCCAGTCTTGCACCTAATTTTTTATAAAATACAAAACGGCTACCAGTTACTTTCGCAGCATTTTCAAAATCAAGAATATCAAGGTCAGTTCCTAAGTCCCAGTGAGCTTTTGGTTCAAAATCAAATTCGCGAACTTCGCCCCACTTACGGATTTCCACGTTATCGTCTTCCGATTCGCCAACTGGAGTAGACTCATGTGGAATATTTGGAATCGACATTAAAATCATATCTAATTTTTCATCGATTTCTCGTAATTCGATATCTAATGTTTTAATTCGGTCTCCAACGACACGCATTTCTTCAATCTTAGCGTCCGCATCTTGTTTTTCGCGTTTTAATTTAGCGATTTCTTGAGACACTTCATTACGCTGACTTTTTAGCGCTTCTGTCTCCACAATCAGTGTACGGCGGCGTTTATCTAACTCGCCAAATTTCTCGAATTCACCAAGGTCTTCCCCGCGATTTTGTAATTTCTGCTTTACTTCATCAAAATTATTACGTAACAATTTAACATCTAACATGCTAACTCCTCCTTTATTTTTTTCCATATAAAAACTCCCGTACTTTCCCGAATTAACAGGAAAGGGACGAGAGTTAACCGCGTTGCCACCCTTATTGGGATCTAAAAAATCCCCAGCTTCATTTAGGTTTAACGGACCCAGCCGGAATGATTTACTCGCAAATTTTTGCTTTCCACCACTCACTCCAAGATGGATTCATAAGGAAACTTCACCAGTTCACACCAACCACTGGCTCTCTTTAGAAACTCTACCTTATTACTACTTCTTGTCTTCGCTTTTCGTATTAATTTAAAGTTATTCTATCGCATATCTGCTTAAATTACAAGCAAATCTTTAACCAATTAAATCGAGCGTGTCTGGACCGTCATCATCAGAATTCAGTATTCTAATTTGTTCCGGAACAATTTTTATAACCACAAAGGATGGTGAATCTTCGCCTCGAAACCATTCTTTAGAAATATTTTCCCAAATGCGTTCTTTGATCGATTCATCTTCTTCAAGAGATGCCAAACCATTAATTTCTAAAAACGCAGAACCAGGGCTTTCGTAACCAATTAAAACAGATACGTGTGGGTTTCTGCGGACTTCTTCTGTCTTCGGCAATTCTTTCCCAGATGGTGTGTAAAGCGTTAAGCCATCATGCAGAAACGTCATATACCTAGCGTGCGGATAATCTCCTTGCACGGACGTTAATACACCTACTTGATGTTGCTCCAAAATGGCAAGAATTTTATCTTCTAGTTCATTTTTCATCTCAAACACCTTCCTTTGGTTATTTAGTGTACCTTTCCACTCGGCTCCCTGCTTCAAACATTCGGGCTTGTTATCTCTCTAGCTATTTGCTATAAAAGAGTATAACCGTTTTAACTAGGGGGATTTAAAGTGATTTTAATCATCGATCATAATGATTCGTTTACATATAATTTATACCAATATTTTTTAGAGCTTCAAGAGGAGGTGCAGGTTGTTTCTGCCACCACTTTTTCACTTGAAGCCTTTCAACAAATCGCTCCTGAAATGGTAGTTTTATCACCAGGACCAGGTTCCCCGGAAGACTTTCCTATAAGTTTAGCTCTACTAGATAAAATCCAAGTTCCTATTCTCGGCATTTGCCTCGGTCATCAAATGATCGGTCATTTTTTCGGGGCAAAAGTGGTTCCGGCAGACGTCCCGGTTCACGGAAAAACAAGTATCATTTCGCATAATGGGGAAGGTTTATTTGCAGAACTTACACCAAAGTTCCAAGTGACACGCTACCATTCCTTAGTTATCGATCCTGCCACAGTTCCCGCTCATTTAAAAGTAACCGCACTGACAGAAGACGGCGTGATAATGGGACTAGCTCACGTATCAAAACCGATTCAAAGCGTCCAATTCCACCCAGAAGCAATCCTATCCGAAAACGGACATGCCATACTTGAAAACTTTGTACGATTAGGGAGAAATGTTAAATGAGCTTATTACGATTTGATTTTGAAGGTGACACAAAGATTTTTGAAAATCCACTGTATGAACTGGTTGCACATGATTTAGCAGAAGTTCTTCCTATAATGAAAGCAGCCGAAGAAGCCCAAAAATCCGGAAAATACGTCGCTGGTTTTGTCAGTTATGAGGCTGCTCCTGCTTTTCGAAGTAATTTGAAAACCCAAAAACCCGATGCGCGTATGCCGCTCGTCTGGTTTGGTGTATATGACGGCTTTACCGACACAACTACCAAATGCCCTGACTCCGCGCCACTTTCTTTTAAAATGGATACAAGTTTTCCTGAGTACGCCGAGAAAATCGACCAAATCAAAGCTGAAATCGCTGCTGGAAATACCTACCAAATTAACTACACTGTGCGACTTCAAAGTGATGTTCCAAATAACTTTTCTTCTCAAGCGACTTATAAAACGTTACAGCAAATCGGGAAGGCAAATTATACTGCACTACTTTCAACAAATGATTTTGAAATTATTTCCGCCTCACCCGAACTATTTTTTAAATGGAAGGAAAACCTCTTAACGACACGCCCAATGAAAGGCACTATTCGCCGCGGAAGTACCGAGCAATCGGACTTAGAAGCACATGATTGGTTAAAAAATGATCCTAAAAACCGTGCAGAAAATGTAATGATTGTCGATTTACTTCGAAATGATCTTGGGATGATCGCTGTTCCCGGGAGTGTTAAAGTTCCTAAGTTAATGACGCTAGAACCTTACCCAACTGTCTGGCAAATGACTTCAACCGTAACAGCAGAAACACCTCCAGAAACCGACTTAACAACTATTTTTAAAGCACTCTTCCCTTGCGGCTCAATAACTGGCGCACCTAAAGCACGAACAATGGAAATTATTTCAGCGTTAGAAGATTCTCCTCGTGGGGTTTACTGCGGAGCGATTGGCTATTTCGAGCCTGATGGAAATGCGATTTTTAGTGTTCCGATTCGTACTATCGCCATCGCTGAGAACAAGGCAATTTATGGCGTTGGCGGAGGTATCGTCTGGGATTCTGATGCCACTAGCGAATTTTCCGAAATCCATGCAAAATCAGCTATCTTAGAAAAAGCAACGGAATTTTCTTTGATTGAATCGTTGCGCCTTGAAAATGGTGAACTCTTCCGAACCGACTTTCATTTAAAACGCCTTCAAACAAGCGCAGATTTTTTCGGAGTTCCTTTTAATAGAGAAGAAATAGAAAAATTGTGGACTGAAACCGCGCAAAAAAATACGACTGGCACATACAAAGTGCGCTTTTTATTACATCCTGATGGTGCAACTGATTTGGAACTAACAGAAATTGATGCAAAAAACAAGCGAATAACGGCGCAACTCGCCGATAATCCTGTACCTTCAAACGATTTATTTCTCTACCATAAAACAACTCATCGGAAGGTCTATGAAGACTTAAAAAATCCTCAAACCGCTGAAACGCTACTTTGGAATGAACATGGCGAACTGACAGAATTCATTACCGGGAATGTAGTTTTAACTATAAATGGCTGCTTTTTCACTCCTCCAGTTGCTTCAGGTCTTCTCCCAGGAACGATGAGAGCCGAACTACTAGCCCAAAATAAGGTTTCTGAAAAAGTACTATCAAAAAAAGACCTTTTTGAAGCAGACTTTGTGTGGTTAATTAATAGCGTAAGAGGATTTGTAGAAGTAGAAATCGAACAATAAAATGACAGGTATTTCACAATTTAAAATGAATTTCATTGCTAATTTCGCCATATTTTCGCCATATTTACAATTTGTGAAAATATTACTTGCAAATTTTCACAATCTATATTAGAATATGTGTTCGTACGTTTTTATTTCCGTTTTCCAAGGGAGGAAAATCATGAAAGTATTGTTTCACCATCTAAAAAAATACAAGCTACAAGCGACACTATCTACATTGTTTGTAGTAGTCATGGTTATCTCACAACTATGGCAACCAAAGTTACTTCAGCAAGTCCTAGACGCCATCATGAAAGACAATATGGATGAAATCTCATCCATAGGCGCACTTTTAATCGGTATCGCCGCAGTCGGCCTTATCGCCGGGATTCTAAACACAATTCTTTCAGCCAAAGTCGCTCAGGGCGTCGGCGCAGATATTCGTGAATCTAGTTTCCGTAAAATCCAAACATTTTCATTCAGCAACATCGAAAAACTTTCGACAGGTAATCTTGTTGTTCGACAAACAAACGACATTACCCAAGTACAAAACTTAGTGATGCTTTCACTACAATCGCTAACAAGAATTCCGATTATGTTTATCGGAGCTTTTATTTTAGCGATGTTTACTTTACCTGAATTATGGTGGGTAATTATTGTACTCGTTGTTCTTGTTGTTCTGATTGTTGTATTCACATTTGGGTCTATGGGTAAGCACTTTGCCATTATCCAGAAGTTAATTGACCGAGTGAATTCTATCGCAAAAGAAAACCTTGCTGGCATGCGCGTAGTTAAATCTTTCGTGCAAGAAGACAATGAAATCAGTCGTTTTACAACTGTCAGTGACAAATTAACTCGCCACACAATCATCGTTGGGACACTTTTCTCCGTAATGATTCCTGCGTTTATGCTCGTTTCTAACTTAGCAATTGTTGTTTCTATTTTCTTTGTAGGCGACATGGCTGCTGAAAACCCTGAAGTTATCGGGGCTATCGCATCATTTATGAACTACTTAATGCAA comes from Listeria monocytogenes and encodes:
- the pabB gene encoding aminodeoxychorismate synthase component I is translated as MSLLRFDFEGDTKIFENPLYELVAHDLAEVLPIMKAAEEAQKSGKYVAGFVSYEAAPAFRSNLKTQKPDARMPLVWFGVYDGFTDTTTKCPDSAPLSFKMDTSFPEYAEKIDQIKAEIAAGNTYQINYTVRLQSDVPNNFSSQATYKTLQQIGKANYTALLSTNDFEIISASPELFFKWKENLLTTRPMKGTIRRGSTEQSDLEAHDWLKNDPKNRAENVMIVDLLRNDLGMIAVPGSVKVPKLMTLEPYPTVWQMTSTVTAETPPETDLTTIFKALFPCGSITGAPKARTMEIISALEDSPRGVYCGAIGYFEPDGNAIFSVPIRTIAIAENKAIYGVGGGIVWDSDATSEFSEIHAKSAILEKATEFSLIESLRLENGELFRTDFHLKRLQTSADFFGVPFNREEIEKLWTETAQKNTTGTYKVRFLLHPDGATDLELTEIDAKNKRITAQLADNPVPSNDLFLYHKTTHRKVYEDLKNPQTAETLLWNEHGELTEFITGNVVLTINGCFFTPPVASGLLPGTMRAELLAQNKVSEKVLSKKDLFEADFVWLINSVRGFVEVEIEQ